The Alkalihalobacillus sp. LMS6 genomic interval CAAAAGTATACATTGACCCTAAAGCGCGCGTTTTTCCAGGTCACTCCACAAGTATATTTGAATAAGAAAAAGCTCGTACATAGAATGTAATCTATGCACGAGCTTTTTTATTTTTATAGACGTTTCTTTAACAAATGCACGAGAGGATGAGCGTCTTCTAACCCTGTAATGCTCGTAAACGCGCCAATATAGCCTTTATCCGCGATTAATTGCTTAAGCTTTACGCTTTCCTCATCTGTCTCATCGTAAAAGCGTAAGGCGTCATAAATCGTTTCTACAAGGGACTCTGGATGAAGCCCTTTTTCAGCTAATGCTTTTGCTGGCTTCACAAGTCGATCGTTTAGCCCTAATTTACGTATCGGTCCTCGACCGACACGGTTCACCTTATCTTCTAAATAAGGATTTTCAAAGCGCGAAATGATTTTATCAATATAAGCTTCTTGTTCTTCTGCATCAAATCCATGATCCTCAACTAAAATTGCTTTTGTTTCATTTAATGCACCGCGCACACGGTGTTTAATGTAATCTTGAGCCAACGCTTCCTTAATGGTCTCAATTCCTGCTTGAAAACCAGCATATGAAGCAACCGCGTGACCGGTGTTAACAGTGAAAAGCTTTCTTTCAATAAACGGCGCTAAGTCTTGTACACGTTTTGCTTCACCTAAAGAAATCGATTCACCTTTTAATGAAGGCTCTTCGACAACCCATTCAAAAAAGGGCTCTACGGTTACAGACAACACATCATCAGACTGCACATTTGGCACAATTCGATCGACAGCAGCATCCGCAAAACCAGTATACGCACTTACTGTTTCCCATTCATCTGCGCTTAACTGTGAGACAACGGCTTCTTTTAATTGAGAAGTAGCTCGTATCGCATTTTCACAAGCAATGACGTTCACAGGCTTAGTTGAAGTCCGCGCCAAAAGTCCTTTTGCAATTGTTCCTGCAAGCATTGGCAAAATATGTGGCCCAACTGCTGTTGTGATAATATCTGCTTGCGCAATCGCATCTAATACGCCAGCCTCGTTTGTTTTGCTGTTAATGCCAGAGACGTTTTTCACAGTGAATGAGTGGTTTTGTTCACCGACAACTTGAACATCATAGTGACCACGTTCATTTAATGCATCAATGACGGCATCATTCACATCCACAAACTGAACTTGATAGCCCGCATCAGCTAATAAAGCGCCAATAAATCCTCTTCCTATATTACCCGCACCAAAGTGAACAGCATTCATTATTCAGCAACCTCTGAGAAGAAATCAAGGACGTCTTTTTCTGAAGTCGCTTTTAATAATTCGCGTACATTTTCTTCTTCTGAACAAGCAATCGCAATTTGCGAAAGAATTGCTAAATGCTCGTCTCCTTTTCCTGCAATCCCAATAACAAGCTGAACAGGATTTCCGTTCCAATCCAGTTCTTCATCAAGCAATTGAATCGATAGTCCAGAAGAACGTACTTCGTCTCTTGCATCTTCTGTTCCGTGAGGGATTGCTAAAAGGTTACCCATATACGTCGATGTCACTTCTTCTCTTTCAAACATTTTATCGATGTAGTTTTCGCTAATGTACCCTTGCTCAGCAAGAATTTCTCCAGCTTGACGAATCGCCTCTTCTTTTGAACTTACTTTAACGTTTAATCGGATGTTTTCTTCTTTTAAAATACTCATGTTGTATCGACTCCTTCATTTATAAATCTGATTAAAAATGTTTTGCTTTTTTCTTCGAGCAACGATTTAATTTCTGCTATCGATTCCTCTTTAAACAATCTCGTTTGTTCTTCTGATTCAATCAATAAGATACTTAAATAACTCATATAAGCTAATTGTTGCTCTGTTAATTGAATCGGTGCGAGCATAAGGACCATTCTGGTGATCTCTTCATTCTCACCAGCCATTGATTGGACCGTTACTGGGGTCGTCAAAGTTAGTATCCCAAATACAGGCGCAATTATATCCGCTGTTCTCGTATGATATAGCGCTAACCCTGAACCTGGAATGGCTAAACCTCCGAGCGCTTCTCTTTCTTGTAGCGACGACAGAACACGCTCTTTCTTTTTAACCTTCCCCTTTTCTTCCAACTGGCCAATAATCATTTCAAGTCCGTCTTCAACGGAAGAAACGTCACAATGAAAAATAGAATCAAGCACTTGTTCAATGTACAAGCTCATATTAATAATTTCTTTCATGGAAGTTACGGTACTTCCGTCTTTTTTAGGTGGAAGGTTGAGCATAGGCCTTTGTTCATTATGACTATTGAGATACGTCTGAATCATGGTCACTTCATTGTCTGTTAATACCGGACTAACATGAATCGCCTGTCGCTTTTGTTCATTCAAACGAACCGTTGATAAAAATAAGTCAAACGAATGAGGGTCATATTGATCAAGCTCCAACATCGAAGCGAGAGTGATAGACGTAACTTCAGGGAATTCATCACGAATTCGGCTTGATAACATTCTCGCTGAACCAATACCGCTTGAACAGACGACCAGCGCCCGCAAAGAGTGGCGGTTTTTCTTGCGTGTCATAGCTGCGCCAAAATGAAGCGTCAAGAATCCAATTTCTTCATCAGGTAACACGATCGGCGCAAACACTTTATTCGCCTTTTCTTTGGTCGTCTCAAAAAGTTCGTTATAGTCCGCTTTAATTTGCTCTAACAGCGGGTTGTGAATTTTCATTTGTTGCTCAACCCGGTAAATCGTCGGGCGTAAATGCGCCATCAACCCTTGAAAAAACGATGGATCACTAAAGGTCATCTGTAACGCTACTTCCATTTCGCGAATAAATGCTTTTACACGATAGGAAAGCTCTGGATTCCCCTTCACTAATGTTTCTTCAAAAGGCTGCGACGTTCGTGTCCCTCGAAGATGCATGATCAAGTAACCAATCTCTTCTTTTGGAATATGAACGGAAAATGTTCGCTCAAGTGCACGAGCAAGCTTTTGTGCCAATGGCACCACTTCTTTCTCTCGCTCCAGCACTTCGAGTTGTCCAGCATCCATTTGAATCTTCTCACCTTGACGAATTCGTTCAACCGCTAATGTGATATGAACCACGAGCGCAACATAGGATTGATCTGTTAATCGTTCTAATGACTCTGCTTGTAATTCAGACAACGTTAGTTGGACACTTCGAATTGTTTGCAAATCCACAAAATGAAGCAGTCGATTGGCAACTTCTTGCTGTAGGTCTTTCGAAAAAACAGCTTGATAAAACGTTTCTTCCGTTAAATGTTCAGATAAAACAGCTGACATTGCGCGGCGGATAGACGTTTCATTCCCAACAGCCTCAATTCCGAAACCTCTTTTCCGGACAAGCTCAATTCCAAATCGCTCTAGCCACTCACTCGCTTTGTAGAGATCCGAACTAACCGTTGCAACGGCAACATTTAAATCTTTTGCTAATGTATAAAGCTTTATTGGTTCTTTTGCATCGAGCAAGCTTGCAATCAGTAAGCTTATTCGTTCTTGAGCGGTGAAGTCGTTTTGAACTCCTTCGGATAATCTTTCAAGCAGCTGCTGCTTTTGTTCTTCGTTTCCAACAATCTTTAAGTGTGGCTTCCTTTGCAACTGTAGGTGTTGGTTCGCAAGTGTCTTTTCTAGTTGTTTAAGATCACGCTGGACGGTACGCAAACTAACTGATGCCGCATCCGAAAGCTGCTTCATGTCGATTCCAGATTCATGATCGATTAACACCCTTAATAGCAAACGCTCTCTCGCCGTTAAGAACACATAAAAAACCTCCATCTAAAGCAGGAAGCATCCCTAGAGTTAGGGATGCCAATTTTTATTTCAAGCGTTCAATTAACTCATCATACTTCGGACTGTTCATGAAGTTTTCTACGGAGATATGTTCAGCATCAGGTAACTTCTGCTTCGCACGTTCCGTTAAATCTCTATGGGTAATGACAATGTCAGCATCCGATGGGATGGAATT includes:
- a CDS encoding mannitol-1-phosphate 5-dehydrogenase, which encodes MNAVHFGAGNIGRGFIGALLADAGYQVQFVDVNDAVIDALNERGHYDVQVVGEQNHSFTVKNVSGINSKTNEAGVLDAIAQADIITTAVGPHILPMLAGTIAKGLLARTSTKPVNVIACENAIRATSQLKEAVVSQLSADEWETVSAYTGFADAAVDRIVPNVQSDDVLSVTVEPFFEWVVEEPSLKGESISLGEAKRVQDLAPFIERKLFTVNTGHAVASYAGFQAGIETIKEALAQDYIKHRVRGALNETKAILVEDHGFDAEEQEAYIDKIISRFENPYLEDKVNRVGRGPIRKLGLNDRLVKPAKALAEKGLHPESLVETIYDALRFYDETDEESVKLKQLIADKGYIGAFTSITGLEDAHPLVHLLKKRL
- a CDS encoding PTS sugar transporter subunit IIA codes for the protein MSILKEENIRLNVKVSSKEEAIRQAGEILAEQGYISENYIDKMFEREEVTSTYMGNLLAIPHGTEDARDEVRSSGLSIQLLDEELDWNGNPVQLVIGIAGKGDEHLAILSQIAIACSEEENVRELLKATSEKDVLDFFSEVAE
- a CDS encoding BglG family transcription antiterminator — encoded protein: MFLTARERLLLRVLIDHESGIDMKQLSDAASVSLRTVQRDLKQLEKTLANQHLQLQRKPHLKIVGNEEQKQQLLERLSEGVQNDFTAQERISLLIASLLDAKEPIKLYTLAKDLNVAVATVSSDLYKASEWLERFGIELVRKRGFGIEAVGNETSIRRAMSAVLSEHLTEETFYQAVFSKDLQQEVANRLLHFVDLQTIRSVQLTLSELQAESLERLTDQSYVALVVHITLAVERIRQGEKIQMDAGQLEVLEREKEVVPLAQKLARALERTFSVHIPKEEIGYLIMHLRGTRTSQPFEETLVKGNPELSYRVKAFIREMEVALQMTFSDPSFFQGLMAHLRPTIYRVEQQMKIHNPLLEQIKADYNELFETTKEKANKVFAPIVLPDEEIGFLTLHFGAAMTRKKNRHSLRALVVCSSGIGSARMLSSRIRDEFPEVTSITLASMLELDQYDPHSFDLFLSTVRLNEQKRQAIHVSPVLTDNEVTMIQTYLNSHNEQRPMLNLPPKKDGSTVTSMKEIINMSLYIEQVLDSIFHCDVSSVEDGLEMIIGQLEEKGKVKKKERVLSSLQEREALGGLAIPGSGLALYHTRTADIIAPVFGILTLTTPVTVQSMAGENEEITRMVLMLAPIQLTEQQLAYMSYLSILLIESEEQTRLFKEESIAEIKSLLEEKSKTFLIRFINEGVDTT